One genomic window of Arachis stenosperma cultivar V10309 chromosome 10, arast.V10309.gnm1.PFL2, whole genome shotgun sequence includes the following:
- the LOC130955250 gene encoding uncharacterized protein LOC130955250 isoform X2, with product MRRRSSKKNEEIMELDKLSSRNLEDPPISGAYIRSLVKQLNTSTTTTNESMNSKGQDCFVARKHGKAHQSTQQQPQQQHKKQVRRRLHTSRPYQERLLNMAEARKEIVTALKFHRAAMKQARERQQQQQQQQQQQPPPPQVQEQHQQSFEQDGRFKGRRNPRIYPSCRANFPNKMEDFSCSYLSQPLPPPSTLAPNSYTWANAPSLITQPPQTLLAENPNFVLPSQTLGLNLNFHDFNNLDATLHLNNSSLSSYSSPTSSSPPLSVVTDQEAHSVGMSQGQGDGSSSLVDTIQSGATTRTSGSGDLHTAMDDEGMAEIRSLGEQYQMEWSDTMNLVKSACWFKYLRNIEHEVPGVKIGDGSYHFFDEVVEFPAWLNANGSCLEKCSDEYFQDSALPWPGGTLTF from the exons ATGAGGCGTAGATCCTCCAAAAAGAATGAAGAAATAATGGAATTAGATAAGCTTAGCAGTAGGAACCTTGAAGATCCACCTATCTCTGGTGCTTACATCCGGAGCCTAGTGAAACAACTAAAcacatcaacaacaacaacaaatgAATCCATGAACTCAAAAGGCCAAGATTGTTTTGTTGCAAGAAAACATGGAAAGGCACATCAATCCAcacaacaacaaccacaacagCAGCATAAGAAACAAGTTAGGAGGAGACTTCACACTAGCAGGCCTTATCAAGAGAGGCTTCTGAATATGGCTGAGGCTAGGAAGGAGATTGTAACAGCCTTGAAATTTCATAGGGCTGCTATGAAGCAAGCCAGGGAAAGACagcaacaacagcaacaacagcagcagcagcagccgCCGCCACCGCAAGTGCAAGAACAGCATCAGCAAAGTTTTGAACAAGATGgaagattcaagggtaggagaAACCCCAGAATTTATCCATCATGCAGAGCCAATTTTCCAAATAAAATGGAGGATTTTTCATGTTCATACTTATCtcaacctcttcctcctccATCTACCTTGGCTCCAAACTCTTACACCTGGGCTAATGCTCCTTCCTTAATTACTCAACCGCCACAAACCCTTTTGGCtgaaaaccccaattttgtacTTCCTAGTCAGACTCTTGGATTGAACCTCAATTTCCATGATTTCAACAACTTAGATGCTACCCTTCACCTTAACAACTCTTCATTATCCTCATACTCATCTCCAACCTcctcttctcctcctctttctgTTGTGACTGATCAGGAAGCTCATTCAGTTGGAATGTCACAGGGCCAGGGAGATGGATCTTCTTCACTGGTGGATACAATTCAATCCGGTGCCACGACTCGGACTAGTGGAAGTGGAGATCTTCATACAGCCATGGATGATGAGGGCATGGCAGAGATCAGATCCTTAGGTGAGCAATATCAAATGGAATGGAGTGATACCATGAACTTGGTCAAATCAGCATGTTGGTTCAAGTACTTGAGAAACATAGAACATGAGGTACCTGGAGTCAAGATTGGAGATGGTTCATACCATTTTTTTGATGAAGTTGTTGAGTTTCCAGCTTGGTTGAATGCAAATGGGAGCTGCTTAGAGAAGTGCTCTGATGAGTACTTCCAAGATTCTGCCTTACCTTG GCCTGGTGGAACACTCACTTTTTGA
- the LOC130955250 gene encoding uncharacterized protein LOC130955250 isoform X1, with protein MRRRSSKKNEEIMELDKLSSRNLEDPPISGAYIRSLVKQLNTSTTTTNESMNSKGQDCFVARKHGKAHQSTQQQPQQQHKKQVRRRLHTSRPYQERLLNMAEARKEIVTALKFHRAAMKQARERQQQQQQQQQQQPPPPQVQEQHQQSFEQDGRFKGRRNPRIYPSCRANFPNKMEDFSCSYLSQPLPPPSTLAPNSYTWANAPSLITQPPQTLLAENPNFVLPSQTLGLNLNFHDFNNLDATLHLNNSSLSSYSSPTSSSPPLSVVTDQEAHSVGMSQGQGDGSSSLVDTIQSGATTRTSGSGDLHTAMDDEGMAEIRSLGEQYQMEWSDTMNLVKSACWFKYLRNIEHEVPGVKIGDGSYHFFDEVVEFPAWLNANGSCLEKCSDEYFQDSALPCMDIGDIESMDGDWLA; from the exons ATGAGGCGTAGATCCTCCAAAAAGAATGAAGAAATAATGGAATTAGATAAGCTTAGCAGTAGGAACCTTGAAGATCCACCTATCTCTGGTGCTTACATCCGGAGCCTAGTGAAACAACTAAAcacatcaacaacaacaacaaatgAATCCATGAACTCAAAAGGCCAAGATTGTTTTGTTGCAAGAAAACATGGAAAGGCACATCAATCCAcacaacaacaaccacaacagCAGCATAAGAAACAAGTTAGGAGGAGACTTCACACTAGCAGGCCTTATCAAGAGAGGCTTCTGAATATGGCTGAGGCTAGGAAGGAGATTGTAACAGCCTTGAAATTTCATAGGGCTGCTATGAAGCAAGCCAGGGAAAGACagcaacaacagcaacaacagcagcagcagcagccgCCGCCACCGCAAGTGCAAGAACAGCATCAGCAAAGTTTTGAACAAGATGgaagattcaagggtaggagaAACCCCAGAATTTATCCATCATGCAGAGCCAATTTTCCAAATAAAATGGAGGATTTTTCATGTTCATACTTATCtcaacctcttcctcctccATCTACCTTGGCTCCAAACTCTTACACCTGGGCTAATGCTCCTTCCTTAATTACTCAACCGCCACAAACCCTTTTGGCtgaaaaccccaattttgtacTTCCTAGTCAGACTCTTGGATTGAACCTCAATTTCCATGATTTCAACAACTTAGATGCTACCCTTCACCTTAACAACTCTTCATTATCCTCATACTCATCTCCAACCTcctcttctcctcctctttctgTTGTGACTGATCAGGAAGCTCATTCAGTTGGAATGTCACAGGGCCAGGGAGATGGATCTTCTTCACTGGTGGATACAATTCAATCCGGTGCCACGACTCGGACTAGTGGAAGTGGAGATCTTCATACAGCCATGGATGATGAGGGCATGGCAGAGATCAGATCCTTAGGTGAGCAATATCAAATGGAATGGAGTGATACCATGAACTTGGTCAAATCAGCATGTTGGTTCAAGTACTTGAGAAACATAGAACATGAGGTACCTGGAGTCAAGATTGGAGATGGTTCATACCATTTTTTTGATGAAGTTGTTGAGTTTCCAGCTTGGTTGAATGCAAATGGGAGCTGCTTAGAGAAGTGCTCTGATGAGTACTTCCAAGATTCTGCCTTACCTTG CATGGACATTGGAGATATTGAAAGCATGGATGGAGATTGGTTAGCATGA